In one Chryseobacterium camelliae genomic region, the following are encoded:
- a CDS encoding DUF962 domain-containing protein translates to MLQILTMRKIDLLFAEYAESHRNPTNKLIHWICVPLIFWTILGFISLIPSKAIGFIYIGEISYISLIAMALVTFFYMRLSFFIGLIMIFVMTLMESFAYGINIRFKEHSWMVYLAVFIITWILQFVGHKIEGKKPSFLKDIQFLLVGPIWLLSFILKKLGIKY, encoded by the coding sequence ATGTTACAAATTCTTACCATGAGAAAAATTGATTTACTATTTGCTGAATATGCTGAAAGCCACAGAAATCCGACTAACAAACTGATCCATTGGATATGCGTTCCTCTGATTTTTTGGACGATTTTAGGATTTATTTCTCTTATTCCTTCGAAAGCAATTGGTTTTATATACATTGGGGAAATCAGTTATATAAGCCTTATTGCGATGGCTCTAGTCACTTTTTTTTATATGAGACTTTCTTTCTTCATCGGTCTCATCATGATTTTCGTGATGACTTTAATGGAAAGCTTCGCATATGGAATCAATATTCGTTTTAAAGAACATTCATGGATGGTTTATCTCGCCGTTTTTATTATTACCTGGATTTTACAATTCGTCGGACATAAAATTGAAGGTAAAAAACCTTCTTTCTTAAAAGACATCCAATTCCTTTTAGTCGGCCCGATTTGGCTGCTAAGCTTTATTCTTAAAAAACTGGGAATCAAATATTAG
- a CDS encoding helix-turn-helix domain-containing protein, producing MSVLEKYGVDVFTQHNIFERIAVDKPFRPENPAFIFIKTGTIKLKQHFRDLELSANMFMVTDPQTIYEMVSVSDDFQSRMVSYKREFISALSLKFNRLITYRYFRQQMNIGVPFHQDEMEVVWKSVNFLKYILDSETEMMYKKEMVEHLFSVFCYQMAGIISKEDNNSMNQMSRQEEIVFVFLNDLAQHHLTERSVEFYAERQSITTRHLSSVIKSITGKSASQIIALVVINEAKVLLNSSSKPVSEISSILGFSDQYSFSHFFKKHLGESPSQYRNQFDN from the coding sequence ATGTCTGTCTTAGAAAAATACGGGGTTGATGTTTTTACACAACATAATATATTCGAGAGAATAGCTGTCGACAAGCCATTTCGTCCTGAAAATCCGGCGTTTATCTTCATTAAAACTGGAACGATAAAACTCAAACAGCACTTTCGCGATTTAGAGCTTTCTGCGAATATGTTTATGGTGACAGATCCTCAGACGATTTACGAAATGGTTTCCGTGAGTGATGATTTCCAGTCGAGAATGGTTTCCTATAAACGTGAATTTATTTCGGCTTTATCACTAAAATTCAACAGATTAATAACTTATCGCTACTTCAGGCAGCAAATGAATATTGGTGTTCCTTTTCATCAGGATGAAATGGAGGTCGTTTGGAAAAGTGTGAATTTTCTTAAGTATATCCTCGATTCGGAAACGGAAATGATGTACAAAAAAGAAATGGTGGAGCATCTTTTTTCTGTTTTTTGTTACCAGATGGCAGGAATTATCTCTAAAGAAGACAATAATTCTATGAACCAGATGTCAAGACAGGAGGAAATTGTTTTTGTTTTCCTGAATGATCTTGCACAGCACCATCTTACGGAGCGGTCGGTTGAATTTTATGCCGAACGACAGTCGATTACAACCAGACATCTTTCATCGGTAATCAAGTCCATTACGGGCAAGTCTGCAAGCCAGATTATTGCTTTAGTGGTGATTAATGAGGCTAAAGTACTTTTAAACTCTTCCAGCAAACCGGTTTCGGAGATTTCTTCAATTCTTGGGTTTAGCGATCAGTACTCATTTTCTCACTTTTTTAAGAAACATTTGGGAGAAAGTCCTTCACAATACCGAAATCAGTTCGATAACTAA
- a CDS encoding TolC family protein → MVKNIKTALLLVIAVFPALFFSQEIKQMTANEVVELALQNHQQLKISAQNIDIAKQNTNVARLQKLPIITAATSQFYLGDARAIDKDFSNSTTIPMPHYGSSYAVQATQVIFKGGLVNKSIELAGLREQLSKLDLEKNKQDVKFLVISNYLDVYKILNQQEVFQTNKKLAQERLKNIRKFYQQGMVTRNEVIRGELAIKNIDQFMLTLANNKKILNYNLNIALGLPADTEIIPIESLGNKDAGIGMDYYVNLAHDSNPLMKSAKTNMLVADKNIEIIKTDKMPTVAGYGGYTLQRPITTRNPVLDMYSGGWQTGVSLSYNIDNLYKTKERVKLGELQKNQANDAMTLTQQNIDMAVNAAYVKYQESIQQADILNDAKTLAEENYKITEAKYLNQLAVQAEMLDAQYQKLQSELEYANAEITVLYQYYNLLKSTGTL, encoded by the coding sequence ATGGTAAAGAATATTAAAACAGCACTATTACTGGTGATAGCAGTCTTTCCTGCGCTGTTTTTTTCACAAGAAATAAAACAGATGACAGCGAATGAGGTGGTCGAGCTCGCATTGCAAAATCATCAGCAGTTGAAAATTTCGGCACAAAATATTGACATTGCAAAACAGAATACTAATGTTGCCAGGCTTCAGAAATTACCGATTATAACTGCGGCTACAAGCCAGTTTTATTTAGGTGATGCAAGAGCAATCGATAAAGATTTTTCCAATTCTACAACTATTCCGATGCCTCACTACGGTAGTTCTTATGCCGTTCAGGCAACGCAGGTAATCTTCAAGGGAGGATTGGTGAATAAATCTATTGAATTGGCGGGACTTCGTGAGCAACTGTCAAAACTGGATCTGGAAAAAAATAAACAGGACGTAAAATTTTTGGTGATCTCCAATTATTTGGATGTTTATAAGATTTTAAATCAACAGGAAGTATTTCAGACCAACAAAAAACTGGCTCAGGAAAGACTGAAAAATATCCGGAAATTTTATCAGCAGGGTATGGTTACACGAAATGAAGTGATTCGTGGCGAATTGGCAATTAAGAATATTGATCAGTTCATGTTGACGTTAGCAAACAATAAGAAAATCCTGAATTATAATTTAAATATTGCTTTAGGATTGCCAGCAGATACAGAGATCATTCCTATTGAAAGCTTAGGGAATAAAGATGCCGGTATAGGAATGGATTATTATGTAAATCTTGCCCATGACAGTAATCCTTTGATGAAATCTGCAAAAACAAATATGCTGGTTGCAGATAAAAATATTGAGATTATAAAAACCGATAAAATGCCTACAGTAGCAGGTTATGGAGGATATACTCTGCAAAGACCGATTACGACGAGAAATCCTGTTCTGGATATGTATTCGGGAGGCTGGCAAACGGGAGTTTCTTTAAGCTATAATATTGATAATCTATATAAAACGAAAGAAAGAGTAAAGTTGGGAGAACTGCAAAAAAATCAGGCCAATGATGCCATGACTTTAACGCAACAAAATATTGATATGGCTGTGAATGCTGCGTATGTAAAATACCAGGAATCTATTCAGCAAGCAGATATTCTAAATGATGCCAAAACATTAGCGGAAGAAAATTATAAAATTACGGAAGCCAAATATTTAAACCAGTTGGCTGTACAGGCAGAAATGCTGGATGCACAGTATCAGAAACTTCAATCGGAATTAGAATATGCCAATGCAGAAATCACTGTACTGTATCAATATTACAATCTTCTGAAATCTACCGGAACTCTTTAA
- a CDS encoding HlyD family secretion protein, whose product MENKEQNTSSAPVQSSAAAKKKENKKNKIRAIISNIIVFLVIGLGLFWLVREYFHVGDKTYTEAAQVEEFINPINTRVSAYIKEIKFIEHQQVKKGDTLVILDNREILTQLGQAEAAYQNALAQKTATSSSVNTVSNNVSVMESNIAGAKARLWNAEQNLNRYKNLLASEAVTRQQYDQVKTEYDAQKAAYETLVNQKQSANLSTTEVKSKLGINDAEIKRTKSALDMARINLSYTVITAPYDGVMGRRVLSEGQLIQPGQQVATIVLNGQKWITANFLEKQMPNIKIGEKMMMTVDALGGQKFEGVVTAISAATGSRYSSVPTDNSTGNFIKVQQRIPVRIEFTASNKKENIDQLSAGMNVNVSINK is encoded by the coding sequence ATGGAAAACAAGGAACAAAATACATCTTCAGCACCTGTACAGTCAAGTGCTGCGGCGAAAAAGAAAGAAAATAAAAAAAATAAAATCAGAGCCATTATTTCGAACATTATTGTGTTTTTGGTAATTGGTCTCGGGCTATTCTGGCTGGTTCGTGAATATTTTCACGTGGGAGACAAAACGTACACGGAGGCAGCTCAGGTGGAGGAATTCATTAACCCGATTAATACGAGAGTTTCGGCTTACATCAAAGAAATTAAATTTATTGAACACCAACAGGTTAAAAAAGGAGATACGTTGGTAATTCTTGACAATCGTGAAATTTTAACACAATTGGGTCAGGCAGAAGCTGCTTATCAGAATGCCTTAGCTCAAAAAACGGCAACAAGTTCATCTGTAAACACGGTTTCCAATAACGTAAGTGTGATGGAATCCAATATTGCCGGAGCAAAAGCAAGGCTTTGGAATGCCGAACAAAATTTAAACAGATATAAAAACCTTTTGGCTTCAGAAGCTGTAACGAGACAACAATATGATCAGGTGAAAACTGAATATGATGCTCAAAAAGCAGCGTATGAAACTTTGGTTAACCAAAAACAGTCAGCTAACCTTTCCACAACAGAAGTGAAAAGTAAATTAGGAATCAATGATGCCGAAATTAAGAGGACCAAATCTGCATTGGACATGGCGAGAATTAACCTGTCTTATACGGTAATTACTGCGCCTTACGATGGAGTGATGGGGAGAAGAGTACTTTCTGAAGGACAGTTGATTCAGCCGGGACAGCAAGTGGCAACTATCGTTTTAAACGGACAAAAATGGATAACTGCTAATTTCCTGGAAAAACAGATGCCGAACATTAAAATCGGTGAGAAAATGATGATGACAGTGGATGCTTTGGGAGGTCAAAAGTTTGAAGGGGTAGTAACCGCTATTTCTGCAGCTACAGGATCGAGATATTCAAGTGTTCCGACGGATAACTCTACCGGAAACTTCATCAAAGTCCAACAGAGAATTCCAGTAAGAATTGAGTTTACAGCTTCCAATAAAAAAGAAAATATAGATCAACTTAGTGCAGGGATGAACGTGAATGTGAGTATTAATAAGTAA